A region from the Leptospira neocaledonica genome encodes:
- a CDS encoding imelysin family protein, protein MRNIHTKIFSILFSMTLFGSLISCEGPGSDNSAAAILGLDIPASATKSEFLNRYAALAFESYTQAELDASNLSAAVDTFESNSAPSETDLTNLRNLWVKARASYLITEGFRFSKGPIDEAPVLECETGSACEGLLNAWPLDEDAVDTYITSGNSVTSFASIYDKIGDTTLGTEDDSEKIVLTGYHPIEYILWGKDTSSTGAGNRPASYFNGTGTTGHKNRQYLKTITNRLVVHLALIKAQWDPSTGAFRATFLDPANEHDSLEHIFNGLGSFMAGEWGGERLTGVIGETQEEEHSCFSDTTKADFYYDAQGVLNIWTGNYSIQKGVNISSGPGLSDILSLKQQGGIQSEIESSRNLFCINLSDTESADPNFTTSCPAGSLTHRFDQAISSADSQHGKLVNVQRLIGSTLNRDFVSAAAAIGFEVVPE, encoded by the coding sequence ATGCGGAACATCCACACAAAAATATTTTCAATTCTGTTCAGTATGACCCTGTTCGGTTCCTTGATTTCTTGCGAGGGCCCGGGTAGTGATAATTCAGCCGCGGCGATTTTAGGTTTGGATATCCCTGCCAGCGCAACTAAGTCTGAATTTTTAAATCGATATGCGGCACTTGCTTTCGAATCCTATACCCAAGCGGAATTAGATGCTTCTAACTTATCGGCAGCGGTAGATACTTTTGAATCTAATTCGGCCCCGAGTGAAACTGACCTTACAAATCTTAGAAATCTTTGGGTAAAAGCTCGTGCAAGTTATTTGATTACGGAAGGTTTCCGATTCAGCAAAGGACCAATCGATGAGGCCCCTGTACTCGAGTGCGAAACTGGTTCTGCTTGTGAAGGTCTTTTGAATGCTTGGCCTTTGGATGAAGATGCGGTAGATACTTATATTACCAGTGGCAATAGTGTAACTAGCTTTGCTTCTATCTATGATAAGATTGGTGATACAACATTAGGCACAGAAGATGATTCAGAAAAAATTGTGCTAACTGGATACCATCCGATAGAATATATACTTTGGGGAAAGGATACTAGCAGTACTGGAGCAGGAAATAGACCTGCAAGTTATTTTAACGGAACCGGCACAACCGGCCACAAAAACAGACAATATCTGAAAACAATTACCAATCGGTTAGTTGTTCACTTAGCTTTGATCAAAGCCCAATGGGATCCTAGTACGGGAGCCTTTCGAGCAACCTTCTTAGATCCGGCAAATGAACATGATTCTCTTGAACATATTTTCAATGGATTAGGTTCTTTCATGGCTGGAGAATGGGGTGGAGAACGTCTCACCGGTGTGATCGGAGAAACCCAAGAAGAGGAACATTCTTGTTTCAGTGACACTACTAAAGCTGACTTCTATTACGATGCTCAAGGTGTATTGAATATCTGGACCGGAAATTATAGCATCCAAAAAGGTGTGAATATTAGCTCAGGACCAGGACTTTCCGATATATTAAGCCTTAAACAACAAGGTGGAATCCAATCCGAAATCGAAAGTTCCAGAAACCTTTTCTGTATCAATCTTTCCGATACTGAATCCGCAGATCCGAACTTCACTACCAGCTGTCCTGCAGGAAGTTTAACTCATAGATTCGACCAAGCAATCTCCTCTGCAGATAGCCAGCACGGAAAATTAGTGAATGTTCAGAGATTAATCGGTTCTACATTGAATAGAGATTTTGTTAGCGCGGCAGCAGCTATCGGATTTGAAGTTGTTCCAGAATGA
- a CDS encoding imelysin family protein, giving the protein MKSILSNSLFRKTLYLIFTSALISCGGDGKDPMLLLAGPGSSAFLEHTGKFVIIPSLEKLTTDTAALEAAAITYTTSGSTNEANLGDLQDAWDQVRTSLKKVEPYYFGPATNPTEYYTKMDGFIKSGARPSANLVKQIVDGTVPVCTATITTINKTNLSVCPPKYKGIESLEILLFDSDYSRTTIDLNNSVNTANVNSTRRTAYILALAQVINQDALDLYNKWLPTGGNFLKEYTTGTGIQFRSQGEAFDTYIQSLGNLVNQIQDNKLGNAACLSVSCSGAGKRQEPDAVFLEAIYSRVAYKDLRDNLLGIEFAYLGDPADPKISSMSKLVRAQNSSLDDDIQAEITNFKNMIDAKIGGNADLYAEIDADGTTMNGTSVTANVKPIWDQAKILKNLMTLDAFSVLGVPNLPSSNDGD; this is encoded by the coding sequence ATGAAATCCATATTATCTAATTCTTTATTTAGAAAAACATTATACTTAATTTTTACATCTGCCCTTATCTCTTGCGGCGGAGATGGTAAAGATCCTATGCTGCTTTTAGCAGGGCCTGGCAGTTCCGCGTTCCTGGAACATACCGGTAAATTTGTGATTATTCCAAGTTTGGAAAAATTGACTACTGATACGGCAGCATTAGAGGCGGCCGCAATTACTTATACTACTTCGGGAAGTACCAATGAGGCTAATCTTGGAGACCTACAGGACGCATGGGATCAAGTAAGGACTTCCTTAAAAAAAGTGGAGCCTTATTATTTTGGACCGGCCACAAATCCGACCGAGTATTATACTAAGATGGACGGATTTATCAAATCCGGAGCCAGGCCAAGCGCAAACTTAGTGAAACAGATTGTAGACGGCACTGTTCCCGTGTGTACTGCTACGATTACTACTATCAATAAAACAAACTTAAGCGTTTGTCCTCCAAAATATAAAGGAATTGAGTCCCTTGAAATCCTACTTTTCGATTCCGATTATAGCAGAACTACGATAGATTTAAATAACAGTGTTAATACTGCAAATGTAAACAGCACAAGAAGAACCGCTTATATTTTAGCACTTGCTCAGGTAATCAATCAGGATGCATTAGATTTATATAATAAATGGCTTCCTACAGGCGGAAACTTTCTGAAGGAATACACCACCGGAACCGGGATCCAATTCCGTTCTCAAGGAGAGGCTTTCGATACTTATATCCAGTCTCTTGGAAATTTAGTGAACCAGATCCAGGATAATAAATTAGGGAACGCTGCTTGTTTAAGTGTTTCTTGTTCCGGAGCAGGGAAAAGACAAGAGCCGGATGCAGTCTTCTTAGAAGCAATCTATTCCAGAGTAGCTTATAAAGATCTAAGAGATAATCTATTAGGCATCGAATTTGCTTATTTAGGTGATCCTGCGGACCCTAAAATCAGCTCTATGTCCAAACTAGTTAGGGCTCAAAATTCTTCGTTAGACGATGATATTCAGGCTGAGATCACAAACTTCAAGAATATGATCGATGCGAAGATCGGCGGTAATGCAGATTTATATGCAGAGATTGACGCAGACGGAACCACGATGAATGGAACGAGTGTTACTGCGAATGTAAAACCGATCTGGGATCAGGCAAAAATCTTAAAAAACCTGATGACACTCGATGCATTCTCCGTTTTGGGAGTTCCAAATCTTCCTTCTTCTAACGACGGAGACTGA
- a CDS encoding DUF1554 domain-containing protein: MICFSIFQINCAIKSENSGDPSTKEYYENAILNCLITGCDRELNIVGGNSLPEGGSLSLFISLVHAPESSVVYSFSSSNPAIASISPTTMTFTPSDYNEPQVLIVNGISDDSDSTNNSVVISILTPESETIPYPILQKDNDKFLFATAVSYAGNFGTGGFTDFVCQNEANTLFSSGLPSGTYKTFAVAGTWRRAMPSKIDWVLKPNKEYIDFAGGTFVKAFDTDSTALFVFGSGSGISATAAGYWTGLATDWSTANACQGWTSNNSAEQGDFANSLDATSGAISTGAPDFCDAIKSVVCVQQ, from the coding sequence GTGATCTGCTTTTCTATTTTTCAGATAAACTGTGCGATCAAATCCGAAAATTCCGGGGATCCAAGCACGAAAGAATATTATGAAAATGCAATTCTTAACTGTTTGATTACAGGTTGTGATCGGGAGCTTAATATTGTCGGAGGAAATTCCTTACCGGAAGGAGGGAGTTTGTCTTTGTTTATTTCTTTGGTCCATGCGCCTGAATCGTCCGTGGTTTACAGTTTTTCAAGCAGCAACCCCGCAATTGCATCCATTTCACCAACAACGATGACATTCACTCCTTCGGATTATAATGAACCGCAAGTTCTGATCGTAAACGGGATCTCGGATGATTCAGATTCCACCAATAATTCCGTCGTTATATCGATTCTTACTCCGGAATCCGAAACAATTCCTTATCCTATATTGCAAAAAGATAATGATAAGTTTTTATTTGCCACTGCAGTTTCTTATGCCGGAAATTTCGGAACGGGTGGATTTACGGACTTTGTCTGTCAGAATGAGGCGAACACATTATTCTCGAGTGGGCTTCCTTCCGGAACCTATAAAACTTTTGCAGTTGCAGGAACTTGGAGAAGGGCTATGCCTTCTAAGATCGATTGGGTCTTGAAACCAAACAAAGAATATATAGATTTTGCAGGTGGAACTTTTGTAAAAGCTTTTGATACAGATTCTACCGCATTATTCGTTTTCGGTTCAGGAAGCGGGATTAGCGCGACTGCCGCAGGATACTGGACCGGTTTAGCCACAGATTGGTCTACTGCAAATGCCTGCCAAGGTTGGACTTCGAATAATTCCGCCGAACAAGGGGATTTTGCAAATTCATTGGATGCAACTTCTGGGGCAATCTCAACAGGAGCTCCGGACTTTTGCGACGCTATAAAATCCGTAGTCTGTGTTCAGCAATAA
- a CDS encoding PP2C family protein-serine/threonine phosphatase, which translates to MKRSLLLLSAFCFCFSLEAAPIQDGVLQISSQDLAEHSELIPLSGNWQFLYGEFVPPEKSQTVNWDFLSVPHSWQDTKKGDQVLPREGAASFRLSIVFSEEDLKKEIGLLMPDFASAYKLYYNGRLVYSSGVPSLITSSEIPKIKSVYLPLRVEKTNTEILIQGSNWINNFGGFWQVPKLGTLEAIYREKLITQSRESFLFGGLLLIGLYHTGLFLFRRKEKSAFYFALFTFLLTLRVALIGNRLVLEIFPDFPWESVFRLEFFSFYTAVPIFLMFHRSLFPEDTFSWVPPVAWVLAIVYNITLLFPIGFFTKIVGPFQIVTGIGLLYVLFTVCLGVWRKREDSLLFLTGFFAFGITVGIDLLWDKLNLRGINLSPYGLLVFTLSQSLVLSRRIARAFRKSEILSENLRITNSALNILKDNLEILVREKTSELNHSLERIRKDLLVAQRIQKKLFPENVESYKELKYAVKYLPRDEVGGDFYDIFEVSPGVYRIFLADATGHGVQAALVTMAIKAEYEGIKFGAKDPGFCLDLLDDKFQRKFSSLGTIFSSIIVDIYARENRLVYASAGHPDQILVHSSNLMNLRRTGAIIGLKNKKSYENQEMDFSNGDRMFLFSDGVFEQFNSKREAWGESRLRNRISELSEEPIENIPDMVMKDLDLWLGYSQPQDDISLIAIERV; encoded by the coding sequence GTGAAACGGTCTCTTTTACTTCTTTCGGCTTTTTGTTTTTGTTTCTCTTTAGAAGCAGCGCCAATCCAAGACGGAGTATTACAAATCTCCTCTCAAGATCTTGCAGAACATTCCGAACTGATTCCATTAAGCGGAAACTGGCAATTCTTGTACGGAGAATTTGTTCCTCCTGAAAAAAGCCAGACAGTTAACTGGGACTTCTTATCTGTTCCACATTCTTGGCAGGATACAAAAAAAGGAGATCAAGTACTTCCACGAGAAGGAGCGGCAAGCTTTCGTTTATCTATCGTTTTTTCGGAAGAAGATCTGAAAAAAGAAATCGGGTTATTGATGCCCGACTTTGCCTCCGCTTATAAATTATACTATAATGGAAGATTAGTATACTCATCAGGTGTACCGAGTCTCATCACCTCTTCTGAAATTCCTAAGATCAAATCCGTATATCTTCCCTTAAGAGTAGAAAAGACGAATACGGAAATTTTGATCCAAGGTTCTAACTGGATCAATAATTTCGGCGGCTTTTGGCAGGTTCCAAAATTAGGAACCTTAGAAGCAATTTATAGAGAAAAGTTAATCACTCAATCCAGAGAATCTTTTTTGTTCGGTGGACTTCTTCTTATCGGGCTTTATCATACCGGTCTTTTTCTTTTTAGAAGAAAAGAAAAATCTGCATTCTATTTTGCATTATTTACGTTTTTATTAACTTTAAGAGTGGCATTGATCGGTAATCGTCTAGTTCTGGAAATTTTTCCCGACTTTCCATGGGAGTCCGTTTTTAGATTAGAATTTTTCTCTTTTTATACCGCAGTCCCTATCTTTTTGATGTTCCACCGTTCCTTATTTCCCGAAGATACATTCTCTTGGGTGCCTCCGGTTGCTTGGGTTTTAGCTATCGTTTACAATATCACTCTATTATTTCCGATCGGATTTTTTACAAAGATCGTGGGTCCTTTTCAAATCGTAACCGGTATCGGACTACTTTATGTTCTGTTTACTGTATGTTTGGGAGTATGGAGAAAAAGAGAAGACTCGCTCTTATTCCTCACGGGATTTTTCGCATTCGGAATTACAGTAGGAATCGATCTACTTTGGGATAAATTAAATCTAAGAGGAATCAATCTTTCTCCGTATGGACTTCTTGTATTCACCCTCTCCCAATCATTGGTACTTTCCCGAAGGATAGCAAGGGCATTCAGAAAATCTGAAATACTTAGTGAAAATCTCAGGATCACGAATAGTGCATTAAACATTCTAAAAGATAATTTAGAAATTCTAGTTCGAGAAAAAACTTCCGAATTAAACCATTCCCTAGAAAGGATCAGAAAAGATTTACTTGTAGCCCAAAGAATACAAAAGAAACTTTTTCCGGAAAATGTAGAATCTTATAAAGAACTGAAATACGCAGTAAAATATCTTCCGAGAGACGAAGTTGGCGGAGACTTTTATGATATTTTCGAGGTTTCTCCAGGAGTGTATCGGATCTTTCTCGCAGATGCAACAGGACATGGTGTCCAAGCTGCGTTAGTCACAATGGCAATCAAAGCAGAATACGAAGGGATTAAATTTGGAGCAAAAGATCCGGGATTCTGCCTGGATCTTTTAGATGATAAATTCCAAAGAAAATTCTCCTCCTTAGGAACCATCTTCTCTTCCATCATCGTGGATATTTATGCCAGAGAAAACAGATTAGTATATGCATCCGCAGGACATCCGGATCAGATTCTGGTACATTCTTCCAATCTTATGAATTTAAGAAGAACAGGTGCCATCATAGGTTTGAAAAATAAAAAAAGTTACGAGAACCAAGAAATGGATTTTTCCAACGGAGATAGGATGTTCCTTTTTTCGGACGGCGTATTCGAACAATTCAATTCCAAAAGAGAAGCATGGGGAGAATCCCGACTCAGAAATCGGATCTCTGAACTTTCAGAAGAACCCATCGAAAATATTCCAGACATGGTGATGAAAGATTTGGATCTATGGCTCGGATATTCCCAACCTCAAGATGATATCAGCTTGATTGCAATCGAAAGAGTCTAA
- a CDS encoding TCR/Tet family MFS transporter has translation MTVQKKSALQFLLFTLLIDFIGFGIIIPVVPNLLKDMLQGDLSTAAVYGGLLSFTYAITQFFCAPIIGGLSDRFGRRPVLLASLFGLGIDYAFLALAPNVFWLFIGRIIAGITGASYGVAGAIIADISPPEKRSQNLGLVGMAFGMGFIIGPIIGGLFSEFGPRAPFWVASSLSLLNWVYGYFVLPETLLEENRRKFNWVMANPFGSIVGLVRYPGPLSGLVLSLFLIFVANHCMETSWSYFTMNKFKWTATKIGFSLAVVGASLAIVQGGLLRIIIPKLGQKNSAYLGIFARVVMSALFAFAWEEWMLYALLVPFAFCFIATPAIQGYISNHVSPTQQGEFQGIMGSMMSLSSILGPLLMSFVFSYFTREGKEPYFPGAPFIVSSLLAILSLLIAIISFRKEKLRVGEKVGE, from the coding sequence ATGACAGTCCAAAAAAAGTCCGCACTTCAATTTTTACTTTTTACGTTACTCATCGATTTTATCGGATTCGGGATCATCATTCCTGTGGTTCCGAATCTTCTAAAAGATATGTTGCAAGGTGACTTGAGTACAGCTGCGGTTTATGGAGGACTTCTATCCTTCACTTATGCGATCACTCAATTTTTCTGCGCACCTATTATTGGAGGTTTAAGTGATAGATTCGGAAGAAGACCGGTCTTATTAGCCTCCTTGTTTGGATTGGGCATAGACTACGCATTCTTAGCATTGGCTCCGAACGTATTTTGGTTATTTATAGGAAGAATTATCGCCGGAATCACAGGAGCAAGTTACGGAGTCGCAGGAGCGATCATTGCGGATATAAGTCCTCCTGAAAAAAGATCTCAAAATTTAGGACTAGTCGGAATGGCATTCGGAATGGGATTTATTATCGGTCCGATCATCGGAGGTTTGTTTTCCGAATTCGGTCCAAGAGCTCCATTCTGGGTGGCTTCTTCTCTTTCTCTTTTGAATTGGGTGTATGGATATTTCGTTTTACCCGAAACTCTTTTGGAAGAAAACAGAAGAAAATTCAACTGGGTTATGGCAAATCCGTTCGGTTCAATCGTGGGACTTGTTCGTTATCCTGGTCCTTTAAGCGGTTTAGTACTTTCTTTATTTCTAATATTTGTAGCTAACCATTGTATGGAGACCAGTTGGTCCTATTTTACGATGAACAAATTCAAATGGACCGCTACAAAAATAGGATTCTCTTTGGCGGTAGTAGGCGCCTCACTCGCTATAGTGCAAGGAGGGCTTCTCAGGATTATCATTCCTAAATTAGGGCAAAAAAATTCCGCTTATCTTGGTATTTTTGCGAGAGTTGTCATGAGTGCATTATTCGCATTTGCTTGGGAAGAATGGATGTTATACGCGCTACTCGTTCCATTCGCCTTTTGTTTTATTGCAACTCCGGCAATCCAAGGTTATATCTCCAATCACGTTTCTCCCACTCAACAAGGGGAGTTCCAAGGAATTATGGGCAGTATGATGAGCCTAAGTTCTATTTTAGGCCCGCTACTCATGAGTTTTGTTTTTTCTTATTTTACAAGAGAAGGTAAGGAACCTTATTTTCCGGGAGCTCCATTTATAGTGAGCTCCCTTCTAGCGATCCTGAGCTTATTGATCGCAATCATTTCTTTTAGAAAGGAAAAACTTAGAGTGGGAGAAAAAGTTGGAGAGTGA
- a CDS encoding alpha/beta hydrolase: protein MYDIPLIQLGPVKAACISGDPEGAYVIFLHGYGANAFDLLPLYSYMDVPEGTNFIFPDGILEVPIMPGYNGKAWFPIDMEALQRAMVAGGSRELFERYPAGLAEAKEKIEEMIQTLNVPMDRIILGGFSQGSMLATEITLKAEKKPKGLVILSGTLLDETNWTQYAKQTPGYKFFQSHGRMDPVLGYPAAKRLETVLKDAGWVGELLAFPGGHEIPEIVLNGMNRYLRELFE from the coding sequence ATGTATGATATCCCACTTATCCAATTAGGTCCCGTTAAAGCTGCCTGTATTTCAGGCGATCCAGAAGGAGCCTATGTTATTTTTCTGCACGGTTACGGCGCGAACGCGTTCGACCTTCTTCCCTTGTATTCCTATATGGATGTTCCGGAAGGTACAAATTTCATTTTTCCGGACGGGATTTTAGAAGTTCCAATCATGCCTGGTTATAATGGTAAAGCTTGGTTTCCGATCGATATGGAGGCCTTACAAAGGGCAATGGTTGCAGGAGGTTCGCGGGAACTTTTTGAACGTTATCCTGCAGGGTTAGCCGAAGCGAAAGAAAAGATAGAAGAGATGATCCAAACATTAAATGTCCCGATGGATCGGATTATCTTGGGAGGTTTCTCTCAAGGATCGATGCTTGCGACTGAAATTACTCTTAAAGCAGAGAAAAAGCCCAAAGGCCTTGTCATTCTGTCTGGAACTTTACTGGATGAGACAAATTGGACCCAATATGCGAAACAAACTCCGGGCTATAAATTTTTTCAAAGTCATGGTAGAATGGACCCTGTGCTTGGTTATCCTGCGGCAAAAAGATTGGAAACTGTTTTAAAGGACGCTGGCTGGGTAGGTGAGTTATTGGCATTTCCGGGTGGACATGAAATCCCGGAGATAGTATTAAACGGTATGAACCGCTATTTGCGAGAATTGTTCGAATGA
- a CDS encoding phosphate signaling complex PhoU family protein — translation MASKFDYLRKNLYAMAELCLEQVLILDDAIEQENPDLAKQVIERDDLIDSLEKQNDNLSQNAILEAIANRNLLGMDQIDGEVVLKKDPLRFALSSIRINRSLERMGDQIVNCATCYRRGLLPKGFFRQEEILDKMLSRVVTLVGMAVESLVEEKNRFYGSVHTVEEELNNLCHAAFLKFVLDPRLDKNQFADLYRMILGIERAGDYAVNIAEELVRLNTGMDIRHLSDPVQVTEKTKAS, via the coding sequence ATGGCCTCCAAATTCGATTATCTCCGTAAAAATCTTTATGCGATGGCCGAGCTATGTTTGGAGCAAGTCCTGATCTTGGATGATGCGATCGAACAGGAAAATCCAGACCTCGCCAAACAAGTAATCGAAAGAGATGATTTGATCGATAGTTTGGAAAAACAAAATGATAACCTTTCCCAAAATGCAATCTTAGAAGCGATCGCAAACCGTAACTTGCTTGGTATGGACCAAATCGATGGAGAAGTGGTACTCAAAAAAGATCCGTTACGATTTGCACTTTCTTCCATTCGGATCAACAGAAGTTTAGAAAGGATGGGCGACCAGATCGTAAACTGCGCCACTTGTTATAGAAGAGGACTTCTTCCTAAAGGATTCTTTAGACAGGAAGAAATTTTGGACAAAATGCTCTCCAGAGTAGTTACTCTTGTGGGCATGGCTGTAGAATCCTTGGTCGAAGAAAAAAACAGATTCTACGGTTCAGTTCACACTGTGGAAGAAGAACTGAATAATCTGTGTCATGCCGCCTTCTTAAAATTCGTATTGGACCCGCGATTGGATAAAAATCAATTTGCAGATCTATACAGGATGATCTTAGGAATAGAAAGAGCGGGTGACTATGCCGTAAACATCGCAGAAGAGTTAGTACGATTGAACACAGGTATGGACATTCGTCATCTTTCCGATCCTGTCCAGGTCACCGAAAAAACAAAAGCTTCCTGA
- a CDS encoding MAPEG family protein, translated as MFSSLFPLIAFTAWTILLVLIVVSFRTVQVLAGTKKSNEFPAWIQHGSDLYWRIHRAHLNCVEGLPVFGVLVLTFILSGYQNDTFDLLAWIVFGARILQTGAHLSGGGVWNVNVRFTGFIIQYLCFTAMLVILVRSIL; from the coding sequence ATGTTTAGTTCTCTATTTCCATTAATTGCTTTTACCGCCTGGACCATTCTACTTGTGCTAATAGTAGTATCTTTTCGAACAGTTCAGGTACTGGCAGGCACCAAAAAATCCAACGAGTTCCCTGCTTGGATACAACATGGTTCCGATCTCTACTGGAGGATTCACCGAGCTCACTTAAATTGTGTGGAAGGTCTTCCTGTTTTCGGAGTTTTAGTTTTAACTTTTATACTTTCAGGATACCAAAACGATACTTTCGATCTGCTCGCTTGGATTGTATTCGGAGCAAGAATCTTGCAAACCGGAGCACATTTGAGTGGAGGAGGAGTTTGGAACGTGAACGTGAGATTTACAGGATTTATAATCCAATATCTTTGTTTCACTGCAATGTTAGTGATATTAGTACGTTCTATTCTTTAA
- a CDS encoding di-heme oxidoredictase family protein has protein sequence MNCDKNLNFGSGTANPEPNPSRRRLNKTIPILAYILLNFLYCGGSKGGTDPLGIAAIIASQTAISPDPGEAFSGGYGTRFISNATSFDTPVVNMSSDGIQFNTGNNFFNRIWVAEGNSASSGLGPTFNTTSCQNCHAGDGRGAPPTGGGSLFNSVGILIRLSKVGVSDPTTGGPVGLDSFGLQLNHKGIGCTSPLNYDSNFDCTGSAGPNFTPPEGVASVSYTGTAIVRNYTSGGSVTLNPPVYSISWNPNLGGAPSSFNFSPRTAPMIPGLGLLEAIPESTILSWADPTDSDLDGISGKVNMVWDAKNHKKVLGRFGWKANEPSLFQQNQGAFLGDIGITSPLFSTDNCPSSQAQCLTTSSGTADPEITASIAESVNFYTRLVAVPARRNLSDQDVIDGKVIFSSIKCDACHKSLVLTGNVSGFPELSYQYIKPYTDLLLHDMGTDLADGRPDFDASGQEWRTPPLWGLGLIQAVNGHLKLMHDGRANGIEEAILWHGGEADAARTSFQNLSSTDRQKLIKFLESL, from the coding sequence ATGAACTGTGATAAAAATTTAAACTTCGGTTCCGGAACCGCAAATCCGGAACCGAACCCATCTCGGAGACGTTTGAACAAAACGATCCCGATCTTAGCGTATATTCTTCTTAATTTCTTGTATTGCGGTGGAAGTAAAGGTGGAACAGACCCACTTGGAATCGCAGCAATCATCGCAAGCCAAACGGCTATTTCGCCTGATCCGGGAGAGGCCTTCTCCGGAGGATATGGCACCCGATTTATTTCCAATGCAACTTCTTTCGATACTCCTGTTGTAAACATGAGTTCCGATGGAATACAATTCAATACAGGAAATAACTTCTTTAATAGGATTTGGGTGGCAGAAGGTAATAGTGCATCCTCCGGGTTAGGGCCAACTTTTAATACAACTTCTTGCCAGAATTGCCATGCAGGAGATGGAAGAGGAGCCCCACCGACCGGAGGCGGATCATTGTTTAACTCTGTCGGAATTTTAATACGACTTTCTAAAGTAGGAGTTTCCGATCCGACTACAGGTGGGCCTGTAGGCTTGGATTCTTTCGGTCTACAATTGAATCATAAGGGGATTGGATGTACTTCCCCACTCAATTACGATTCCAATTTTGATTGTACCGGCTCCGCAGGTCCGAACTTTACACCACCAGAAGGTGTTGCATCCGTATCTTATACCGGTACAGCTATCGTAAGAAATTATACATCGGGTGGATCTGTGACTTTAAATCCCCCTGTATATTCTATAAGTTGGAATCCGAATCTGGGAGGAGCACCTTCTTCCTTTAATTTTTCTCCGAGAACCGCTCCTATGATCCCAGGTTTAGGCCTATTAGAAGCCATTCCTGAATCTACCATCTTGAGTTGGGCAGATCCTACAGATTCGGACTTAGATGGAATATCAGGAAAAGTGAATATGGTTTGGGATGCCAAAAATCATAAAAAGGTTTTGGGGCGTTTCGGCTGGAAGGCAAACGAACCAAGTTTATTCCAACAAAACCAGGGCGCTTTTTTAGGAGATATTGGAATCACGAGTCCATTATTCTCTACGGATAATTGTCCAAGCTCTCAGGCCCAATGTTTGACAACCTCTTCCGGAACGGCAGATCCTGAAATCACTGCATCTATTGCTGAGTCGGTGAATTTTTACACCAGATTGGTTGCGGTTCCTGCTAGAAGAAATTTATCCGATCAGGATGTGATCGACGGAAAGGTAATATTCTCTTCTATCAAATGTGATGCCTGTCATAAATCTTTGGTCCTCACGGGAAATGTTTCAGGATTTCCGGAACTTTCTTACCAATATATCAAACCATATACGGATCTACTCTTACATGATATGGGTACTGATCTTGCAGACGGAAGACCTGACTTCGATGCAAGCGGACAAGAATGGAGAACGCCTCCTCTTTGGGGACTCGGCCTGATCCAAGCAGTAAACGGACATTTAAAACTTATGCACGATGGAAGAGCTAATGGGATAGAAGAAGCGATCCTATGGCATGGAGGAGAAGCCGATGCCGCAAGGACCAGTTTCCAGAATCTATCTTCCACAGACAGACAAAAGCTGATCAAATTTTTGGAATCATTATAG
- a CDS encoding GNAT family N-acetyltransferase codes for MNPKIQIKLHDPETNSAILMMDALWKEIQTRYGFEAPNPMKGEYFKGPKYAFWVAEIDNRPIGSIAITPWNDSIAELDVMYVDPEFRGTGLASELVNGLELFAKENGFKSIRLRAGAPQPEALRFYEKHGYGRIDSFGKWASDETAWCYEKLI; via the coding sequence ATGAATCCCAAAATACAGATCAAACTCCACGACCCGGAAACAAATTCGGCAATCTTAATGATGGATGCATTGTGGAAAGAAATACAGACGAGATACGGTTTCGAAGCACCTAATCCGATGAAGGGTGAATATTTTAAAGGTCCTAAATATGCATTTTGGGTGGCAGAAATTGATAATCGCCCGATCGGAAGTATTGCAATCACTCCTTGGAACGATTCGATTGCGGAATTGGATGTAATGTATGTGGATCCTGAATTCAGAGGAACCGGGCTTGCTTCCGAACTCGTCAACGGATTGGAATTATTTGCCAAAGAAAACGGATTTAAATCTATACGATTGAGGGCAGGTGCTCCCCAACCGGAAGCATTACGTTTTTATGAAAAACATGGATATGGCCGTATTGATTCCTTCGGGAAATGGGCTTCCGACGAAACCGCTTGGTGTTACGAAAAGTTGATATAG